One Alteromonas sp. KC3 DNA segment encodes these proteins:
- a CDS encoding SoxR reducing system RseC family protein — protein MIKETATVVAVDGDLVIVEAAIKSTCSSCQAQSDCGTGLVSRALAPKTQQLTLRSPMPVNVGQQVSVGIPEAGVLSASAWLYLMPLIVFMASFVLSSFSLVALGLEQELWALLPSGVVTFFAYRFIARKLHKTESSKYQAVLLGKISA, from the coding sequence ATGATTAAAGAAACTGCTACTGTTGTTGCCGTTGATGGCGATTTAGTTATTGTCGAGGCGGCAATCAAGTCAACGTGTAGTAGTTGTCAGGCACAAAGTGATTGTGGAACGGGGCTCGTCTCTCGTGCATTAGCGCCGAAAACACAACAACTGACATTGCGCTCTCCTATGCCTGTGAATGTGGGGCAACAAGTCAGTGTTGGGATCCCTGAAGCGGGTGTATTAAGTGCATCGGCATGGCTATACCTGATGCCATTAATAGTGTTTATGGCATCTTTTGTGTTGTCGTCTTTTTCGCTTGTAGCGCTTGGGCTCGAGCAGGAACTTTGGGCTTTGTTGCCAAGTGGTGTGGTGACTTTTTTTGCGTATCGGTTTATCGCAAGAAAGCTTCATAAGACTGAAAGTAGCAAATATCAAGCAGTATTGCTCGGGAAAATCAGCGCTTAA
- a CDS encoding MucB/RseB C-terminal domain-containing protein, whose amino-acid sequence MRRTSLFFSIVILGLSISHAAAQTSAEPEAGKEPSAHTQPSADAQSSTSTEPSDNEQPSAQEMPSQRENATTSSNPYNTVQWLSQLQRVISSANFQVTFVQTIAGKETVPYLWRHGILEDGTEVEQLSLQNGPGRELIRINDVVSVFEPDVQPYSLHSNHINGPIPSALVYHPEELLEAYEFVPVGRARVAGRPAQQIRIVSRDNTRFGYQLWLDEESGMLLKLNMLDLQGTLLEQIQVTAFAINPEPSDYFSRVNLSSLPKPMAMGTSQTREHSWDIGYMPTGMREIKQDTRRLALTGQVVEYKLLSDGLVDVSVYVQPAEDALGGDLALRNELSTFLTLTDGKAQVTIVGEIPLQTAKAIATSLGPKAVN is encoded by the coding sequence ATGCGCCGTACTTCTCTTTTCTTTTCAATTGTCATTCTAGGTCTTTCTATATCGCATGCTGCCGCCCAGACGAGTGCAGAGCCTGAAGCGGGTAAAGAGCCCTCAGCTCATACACAGCCCTCAGCTGATGCACAGTCTTCAACGTCAACAGAGCCTTCAGATAATGAGCAGCCCTCGGCGCAAGAAATGCCTTCACAACGAGAGAATGCAACTACCTCTTCGAATCCATATAATACTGTGCAATGGCTGTCTCAGCTGCAGCGCGTTATTTCGTCTGCTAATTTTCAAGTGACCTTTGTACAGACCATCGCTGGGAAAGAAACCGTTCCGTATCTATGGCGCCATGGCATTTTGGAGGATGGTACCGAAGTTGAGCAGTTAAGTTTGCAAAACGGCCCAGGTCGCGAGCTCATCCGTATCAACGACGTTGTCAGCGTTTTTGAGCCAGATGTTCAACCTTACAGTTTGCACTCTAATCATATCAATGGCCCTATACCGAGTGCGTTGGTCTATCACCCCGAAGAGCTTCTCGAAGCGTATGAATTTGTTCCCGTTGGTCGCGCAAGAGTGGCTGGACGACCTGCTCAACAAATTCGCATTGTTAGTCGTGATAACACGCGTTTTGGTTACCAGCTTTGGTTAGACGAAGAGTCAGGTATGTTGTTGAAACTGAATATGCTCGACTTGCAAGGCACTTTGCTAGAGCAGATTCAGGTGACTGCCTTTGCTATCAACCCTGAACCGTCTGATTATTTTTCGAGAGTAAACCTTAGTTCATTACCGAAACCAATGGCAATGGGGACCAGTCAAACCCGTGAGCACAGTTGGGATATTGGCTATATGCCGACTGGCATGAGAGAAATAAAGCAAGATACACGGCGATTAGCATTAACAGGTCAAGTGGTAGAATATAAACTATTATCTGACGGTCTTGTGGATGTGTCTGTTTATGTACAACCAGCAGAAGACGCGTTAGGCGGCGATTTAGCACTGCGCAATGAATTGAGTACTTTTTTGACGCTAACTGATGGTAAGGCGCAAGTGACAATCGTGGGTGAAATTCCATTGCAAACGGCCAAGGCTATTGCAACGTCACTTGGCCCCAAGGCTGTGAATTAA
- a CDS encoding sigma-E factor negative regulatory protein, translating into MTQQQEKLSAFMDGEIEGNEIIDAIKHDEALQAKWQRYHVIRGAMRKEASVAPQLDITASVAAALENEPAIVAPKPSRWRSIPVLGSVVPFAKQSGQFAVAASVAVAVILGVQQFNQPAPSEPFETFSTRPQGGLSPVSLEQTRALPRNDMNEMLETKRKINALIADHEQQIRLKQAEEASDSDKQDSEAERPE; encoded by the coding sequence ATGACGCAACAGCAAGAAAAATTGTCCGCATTCATGGATGGTGAGATAGAAGGCAATGAAATTATCGATGCGATAAAGCACGATGAAGCGCTTCAGGCCAAATGGCAACGTTACCATGTTATTCGCGGTGCAATGAGAAAAGAAGCGAGTGTCGCCCCACAATTAGATATTACGGCAAGTGTTGCAGCCGCATTAGAGAATGAACCCGCAATTGTGGCACCTAAACCGTCTCGCTGGCGCTCAATACCCGTGCTCGGTAGTGTGGTTCCATTTGCAAAGCAATCGGGTCAGTTCGCTGTAGCAGCCTCTGTTGCCGTTGCCGTTATTTTAGGTGTACAGCAATTTAACCAGCCTGCGCCAAGCGAACCTTTTGAAACGTTTTCGACAAGACCTCAAGGTGGTTTATCTCCTGTGAGTCTTGAGCAAACTCGCGCACTTCCTCGTAACGATATGAACGAAATGCTAGAGACAAAACGGAAAATCAATGCGCTGATAGCCGATCACGAGCAACAAATTAGATTGAAGCAAGCTGAGGAAGCCAGCGACAGTGACAAACAAGACTCGGAGGCTGAGCGCCCAGAGTAG
- the rpoE gene encoding RNA polymerase sigma factor RpoE encodes MSEQITDQQLVEKVQRGDKNAFNLLVTRYQHKVMHLVSRYVKNTGDVADVTQEAFIKAYRALPNFRGDSAFYTWLYRIAVNSAKNYLVSQGRKPPASDVDADEADYYEGSDALKEQSTPERSLLSEEIEETLFKVVEKLPDDLRMAITLREIEGLSYEEIASVMSCPVGTVRSRIFRAREAIDKVIQPLLEN; translated from the coding sequence ATGAGCGAGCAGATAACCGACCAACAATTGGTCGAAAAAGTACAGCGTGGCGATAAAAATGCGTTTAATTTGTTGGTAACTCGCTATCAACACAAAGTTATGCATTTGGTTTCTCGATATGTAAAAAACACAGGCGATGTGGCGGATGTAACACAAGAGGCGTTTATTAAAGCCTATCGTGCACTGCCTAACTTTCGTGGCGATAGTGCCTTTTATACGTGGTTGTATCGCATTGCGGTAAACAGTGCGAAGAACTACCTTGTATCACAAGGGCGTAAGCCGCCTGCAAGCGATGTGGATGCAGATGAAGCAGATTACTACGAAGGCAGCGATGCACTTAAAGAGCAATCTACGCCGGAGAGAAGCCTTTTATCCGAAGAAATAGAAGAAACGCTTTTTAAAGTGGTAGAAAAACTGCCCGATGATCTGCGTATGGCAATTACACTTCGAGAAATAGAAGGGCTTAGCTACGAAGAAATAGCGAGCGTGATGTCGTGCCCTGTAGGGACGGTTCGTTCTCGTATTTTCAGAGCGCGAGAGGCCATTGATAAAGTAATTCAGCCGCTGTTAGAAAATTAA
- the nadB gene encoding L-aspartate oxidase, translated as MKSVSSSLTSTSNAIEHRCDVLIIGSGAAGLSLALKLADHCQVIVLSKSDRNEGSTRYAQGGIAAVFDEQDSIDAHVKDTLKAGGGLCDEPAVRFTAERAKASLEWLISYGVPFDTEKSENGEERFHLTREGGHSHRRILHAADATGEALQITLNDAVSTHPNIHIFERYNAIDLIPSKSKKNHCVGAYVWNRQQEHVEVIRAPFIALATGGGSKVYQYTSNPDVSSGDGIAMAWRAGCRVANMEFNQFHPTCLFHPQARNFLITEALRGEGANLCHADGTRFMHKFDERGDLAPRDVVARAIDYEMKRLGADCMYLDISHKPADFIVKHFPNIYRKCRSLGIDITREPIPVVPAAHYSCGGVITDFNAKTDLDNVYAVGEVAYTGLHGANRMASNSLLECVVFATAAAEHIISKLPSADFEEAIAPWDESQVSNSDEEVIIQHNWHELRLFMWDYVGIVRTDKRLERAMRRIKLLEQEIAEYYAHFRVSNNLLELRNLVTVAELIVRCAMERKESRGLHFNLDHPEQLDDPKPTILTPKKQLSSADVGSLITEASFRDGEGTE; from the coding sequence ATGAAATCTGTATCGTCTTCACTAACTTCCACATCAAATGCAATAGAACACCGTTGCGATGTATTGATAATTGGAAGTGGCGCAGCTGGACTTAGCCTTGCGTTGAAGCTCGCTGACCATTGTCAGGTCATCGTTTTAAGCAAAAGCGATAGAAACGAAGGTTCAACGCGTTATGCTCAAGGTGGCATAGCGGCAGTATTTGATGAACAAGACTCCATTGACGCACACGTTAAAGATACACTTAAAGCCGGTGGTGGTTTATGTGATGAGCCCGCCGTGCGCTTTACCGCTGAGCGCGCAAAAGCATCACTAGAGTGGCTTATTAGCTACGGCGTGCCCTTTGATACGGAAAAAAGTGAAAATGGAGAGGAACGCTTTCATTTAACGAGAGAAGGTGGACATAGCCACCGTCGCATTCTTCATGCCGCTGACGCTACAGGAGAAGCGCTACAAATCACGTTAAACGACGCGGTATCAACACATCCGAATATTCATATATTCGAACGCTACAATGCTATTGATCTTATTCCTTCAAAATCAAAAAAGAACCACTGCGTTGGGGCTTACGTTTGGAATAGACAACAAGAACATGTGGAAGTAATACGAGCACCGTTTATAGCGCTTGCAACCGGTGGGGGCAGCAAAGTTTATCAGTATACGTCTAACCCCGACGTTTCAAGCGGCGATGGCATTGCAATGGCGTGGCGGGCTGGCTGCAGAGTAGCCAATATGGAGTTTAACCAGTTCCACCCCACTTGCTTATTCCACCCGCAGGCTCGAAACTTTCTAATTACAGAAGCGCTGCGTGGTGAAGGGGCTAATTTGTGCCATGCTGACGGCACACGCTTTATGCACAAGTTTGATGAACGCGGCGATTTGGCACCGCGTGATGTTGTGGCTCGCGCGATTGATTATGAAATGAAGCGTTTAGGCGCAGACTGTATGTATCTCGACATCAGTCACAAGCCGGCTGACTTCATTGTTAAACACTTTCCTAACATTTATCGAAAGTGCCGTTCACTCGGCATAGATATAACCCGCGAGCCTATTCCTGTGGTACCTGCAGCACACTACAGTTGTGGTGGCGTCATTACTGATTTTAACGCAAAAACAGATCTTGATAATGTCTACGCTGTCGGAGAGGTTGCCTATACAGGTCTTCATGGCGCCAATCGTATGGCATCAAATTCCTTGTTGGAATGTGTTGTTTTTGCAACCGCCGCCGCTGAACATATCATTAGTAAGTTACCAAGCGCAGACTTCGAAGAAGCCATTGCGCCGTGGGATGAAAGTCAGGTTTCCAATTCTGATGAAGAAGTTATTATTCAGCATAATTGGCACGAACTACGCTTATTTATGTGGGATTATGTTGGCATAGTGCGAACAGACAAACGACTAGAGCGCGCTATGCGCAGAATAAAGTTGTTAGAGCAAGAAATTGCAGAGTACTACGCGCATTTTCGAGTCAGCAACAATCTGTTGGAACTGAGAAATCTAGTTACCGTTGCAGAACTCATTGTACGCTGTGCAATGGAAAGAAAAGAGAGCCGTGGCCTACATTTTAACTTGGACCACCCAGAACAACTCGACGACCCAAAACCCACTATTCTGACACCGAAAAAGCAGTTATCCAGTGCTGATGTGGGTTCACTTATCACTGAAGCAAGCTTCCGTGACGGTGAAGGTACAGAGTAA
- a CDS encoding MaoC family dehydratase encodes MFREYTKALFKRVDTRQLMQFKPPTLPQRIYTKTLHIDNVHYGNFCNEVDWPAGDQLHPLYLQMLSLPLQMQCLLDKQSPFPLLGLIHAANRISIVNECDISEAFECRVRFNDVQPHQRGWEVDVMLEAWQHGQLVYRAISSYLVKVKAVHVAPRAVHSESHEECDTQQKALISEITVPSNTGRRYAKLSGDYNPIHISAISAKAFGFKKPIAHGMWTLARAVSAFVSHYSGSNSLQLKDVECRFKKPVFLPSDIHIHQQCVTDNSALVDVTNFDETLTHVEIKLSF; translated from the coding sequence ATGTTTCGTGAGTATACTAAAGCGTTGTTTAAGCGCGTAGATACAAGGCAGTTGATGCAATTCAAGCCACCTACATTGCCACAGCGTATCTACACCAAAACGCTACACATCGATAACGTACACTATGGTAACTTTTGCAACGAAGTTGACTGGCCTGCTGGTGATCAACTACATCCGTTGTATTTGCAAATGTTGTCGCTTCCACTTCAAATGCAGTGTCTGCTTGATAAGCAAAGTCCTTTTCCTTTACTGGGACTTATTCATGCAGCTAATCGTATATCCATCGTTAACGAGTGTGACATTAGTGAAGCGTTTGAGTGTCGTGTGCGCTTTAATGACGTGCAGCCCCATCAGCGAGGGTGGGAAGTTGATGTCATGCTAGAAGCATGGCAACACGGACAATTGGTATATCGCGCCATTAGTAGCTATTTGGTTAAAGTGAAAGCTGTTCATGTCGCACCTCGTGCAGTACACAGCGAATCGCATGAAGAATGTGACACTCAGCAAAAAGCGCTGATTAGTGAAATTACAGTGCCATCCAATACTGGGCGACGCTATGCAAAGCTGTCTGGTGACTATAACCCTATACACATTTCAGCAATTTCGGCCAAAGCTTTTGGTTTCAAGAAGCCTATTGCTCATGGCATGTGGACCCTTGCAAGGGCGGTATCTGCGTTTGTTTCACATTATAGTGGTTCGAACTCACTGCAGTTAAAAGACGTGGAGTGCCGCTTCAAGAAGCCCGTTTTCTTACCAAGTGACATACATATTCACCAACAATGCGTAACGGATAACAGCGCTCTTGTGGATGTGACTAATTTTGACGAGACACTGACTCACGTAGAAATAAAGCTTAGCTTTTAA
- a CDS encoding FAD assembly factor SdhE: MFEPKRLARLKWACRRGMLELDVLLLPFVEEAFDDLSYEDQVTFERLLTSDDPDLFAWIMGHQKCDDPELAAMVATIVNRVKV, encoded by the coding sequence ATGTTTGAACCAAAAAGACTAGCACGATTAAAATGGGCTTGCCGAAGAGGTATGCTCGAATTAGATGTACTTTTACTTCCTTTTGTTGAAGAAGCGTTTGATGATTTAAGTTATGAAGATCAAGTGACATTTGAGCGCTTACTCACTAGCGATGATCCAGATTTGTTTGCGTGGATTATGGGACACCAGAAGTGTGACGATCCAGAGTTGGCGGCAATGGTCGCAACCATAGTTAACCGTGTCAAAGTATAG
- the ygfZ gene encoding CAF17-like 4Fe-4S cluster assembly/insertion protein YgfZ gives MTQLTALHSLPEQFAVQLSDNMIISLEGEQADSYLHGQLTVNITALSDGIARHYAHCDNKGKTWSLGVVTRHDKQLLMITNTSSGAHSLAQLNKYGVFSKVDIIDATPSYESFFVSSNVAEALLKTHFPHADFAALTSIPSSQKNLASYSAESGILYNSGLQENGVIAIVKSDVASALREQLGSLDITCFPHSVFSALQIKNVHATIDDASIAEYVPQMMNVHALEGIDFDKGCYMGQEVVARTRFLGKNKRAAFSLTLDGTVDIAPGASLEKQLGENWRIAGKVINSVALGQETWLLAVLNNDTTPSDLHRLADNTAVTCYPNALPYNIEQQASNIVKRRR, from the coding sequence ATGACGCAACTCACCGCTTTACATTCACTACCTGAACAGTTTGCCGTACAGCTAAGTGACAATATGATTATTTCACTGGAAGGTGAGCAAGCTGACAGCTACCTGCACGGTCAGTTAACGGTTAATATCACGGCACTAAGCGACGGCATTGCTCGTCACTATGCCCACTGTGACAATAAAGGTAAAACCTGGTCATTAGGTGTAGTAACACGCCATGACAAGCAACTATTGATGATCACAAATACATCATCAGGCGCCCATTCGTTGGCTCAGTTAAACAAATATGGAGTGTTCTCTAAGGTAGACATAATTGATGCGACACCGTCGTATGAGTCATTTTTTGTCTCTTCAAACGTTGCTGAAGCATTGCTCAAAACACACTTCCCCCACGCAGACTTTGCAGCACTTACTTCAATACCGAGTTCTCAAAAGAATTTAGCAAGCTATTCTGCTGAAAGCGGCATTCTTTACAATAGTGGCCTTCAAGAAAACGGTGTTATAGCGATTGTAAAAAGCGACGTTGCTAGTGCACTTCGCGAACAACTTGGGTCACTTGATATTACCTGTTTTCCCCATAGCGTGTTTAGTGCACTTCAGATTAAGAACGTGCATGCCACAATAGATGATGCGTCTATTGCTGAATACGTACCTCAGATGATGAACGTGCATGCCCTAGAGGGCATCGATTTTGATAAAGGCTGTTACATGGGTCAAGAGGTTGTAGCACGCACCCGTTTTCTGGGGAAAAATAAACGCGCAGCGTTTAGTCTAACCCTAGATGGCACCGTTGATATTGCTCCTGGTGCATCGTTAGAAAAGCAACTTGGAGAGAATTGGCGTATAGCGGGGAAAGTCATTAATAGCGTGGCTCTCGGACAAGAAACATGGCTGCTTGCAGTACTCAATAACGATACAACTCCCTCGGATTTACACAGATTGGCTGATAATACTGCTGTGACCTGCTACCCTAATGCATTGCCGTACAATATTGAGCAACAAGCGAGCAATATTGTGAAGAGACGCCGTTAA